The genome window CCAATCATTATTAATGGAAGCAAAAGGAGCCTTCTGATTATGTAGGCAGTCACCTGAGTATCACCCCTCTTTCATCAAAACAAAGACAGTAGTCTATTATAATCCATATCTCCAGTCAAAAAAAGAGCCGGGTAAGAAAACCCCGGCTCTTTTCGGGATACATCAATTACTGATTCTTAGAAAGCTGGTAGTAGTAGAATCCTGATCTTACTAGATGAGGATGCCACCCTTCAACCCAAGGTGCCCTTACGTTAAGACCCGTCGGCATAAAGAGAGGAATACCAACGGCGGCTTCAATAACCTTTTCCTGAACGCTTCTATAGAGATTGAATCGCTCTTCGTTATCGACAGATACTGCCGCAGCGCTTATTTCGGCATCAACATTTTCAGCTGCCCATTCCTGGAAAGGTTCGCCCTGTCTTGAAGCATAAACTCCATAGCTTGCGTAGTAAGTAGCTATGAAATTGTGCGGGTCAGGATAGTCTGCAAGCCAGCCAATCGTGAACAAAGGCAGGAATCCATTTCTCTGGGCCGCAAGGTAGGTTGGCCACTGAACTCCGAGAGGCTCTACCTTGAACTTCGGGTTGATGGAGTTGACAAAGTAGGAAAGCATCTCTGCTATAGTCTGCCTTGCATCATTTCCTGTATTGTACAGTATCTGAAGCTTGAAACCCTTATCCCAGACTTCTCCGCCCCACGCCTGCTTGAACTCGGCAGCGGCCTTTGCAAGATTGAATTCTGGAAGAGGAAGAGTTTCATCATATCCAAGGAAGCCTTTGGGGAGATCTGATGGAACGAGCTCTCCAAGACCATTCAGGACTTCATCTACGAATGTTGCTCCGTCATAGCAGAAAGAGAAAGCTCTTCTAACATGAATGTCTGAGAAGAAGTCTCTTGGAACGCCATTCCCATCAAGCTTTCCGCTGCCAAGATACTCACTGCCTTCAGCAACTAGCCAGTTAAAGTGAAGAGACGTGATGGCTGCAGTCGGATAGCCCTGCGTAACAACTGCTTTACCTTCACCGACAAGTGCCTCTGCCTGATCCAGATAAGGAGCTCCAAAGTATGCAATATCGGCATCTCCGGCTTCGAAAATCGCCTTTCTCGTGGAGAATTCATCAACGCCCCAAATAACGACATTCTTTATCGCAGCCGGGCCTGCCCAGTACTCGTCAAACCTTTCGAGAACTACCTTCTGCTGAGCTGAGTCCCATTCAACAAGCTTGAATGGTCCTGAGCCTGCATCCGCGTTATGGAATGGACTCTCCTGGGGTTCGAGATCATGCCACTTCCACCAACCGTCTGCTTTGCCGTCCCACGCACCGTTTTCGATTCCCCACTTGGAGTCGGTAATGGCTGCCCAAGAACCAAAGTGAGCTATTGTGTTCATAAAAGGTCCCCAAGGAGCATCAAGAGTAAAAATAACACTATTACCTTCAATCTTGACCTTCGGGCTTACAACTTCCTCATAGAAGGAAATCAGTTTCTGTCTCGCCTCTTCAGAAACAACGTTTCTGTCAGCATCGACTGCTTCTGAATAAGGCATTCCAGCGTAGTCTTCAAACCAACCCTCTACGCTTGCAAAAGAACCGGCGGTAAGTGCCTCGATAATCATCCACTGAGGTCCTCCTGACGGATCGCCAAGTATGTATCTCTCGAATGAGTATTCCACGTCTGCCGGAGTCAGCACATTACCAGTATGGAACTTGACGCCTTCTCTGATTGGGAAGGTGAATACTGTTCCTTCTGGATTTACAAGACCGTTTTCGACACTAGGAACTTCGGTCGAAACCATCGGCAGATAGTCCGTGACTGATTCACCGTCATACTGGATTAGGTTCTCATAAAGGTTAAGAATAACCTCTCCACTTGCAGTGTCATATGAGTGAAGCGGATCAAGAGTCTCCGGTTCACCAATAGTGAGATTCACGAACGTTTCTGGGTCGCTTGCAAACGCAGTGAACGCTAAGAAAAGCATAGTAAGTGTTACCAGTAAAATCTTTTTCACTAATGTTGCCCCCTTTCAAAATAAAGATGAGTGTGATAGTACAATTATAATCTATGGAGCCTATAAATTCAAAATGCCGTTAACCTGTACGTATTATTTCGTAATCCAAATCAACTTCGCGAACTCTTGTATTGACAACGCTCTTAAGACGATGGTAGAATCAATCTTGTTCGGGTGCGTAGCTCAGTGGAAGAGCGCTTCCTTGACGAGGAAGAGGCCGTAGGTTCAATCCCTACCGCACCCACCAGAGGGGAGAGATTGTCTCTCCCTATATTTTTTCTAGAGTCTTAAGTATCAACTTACTCATATCGCTTCCTGCCCTCTTAGCCATTTCAAGGACTTCCTCGGCTGTAAGAGGCTTCAAATCCTCGGGAACGGCTTTGTCCGATATCGCAGAAAGGCCGAGCACCCTGATACCTGCGTGACGTGCCACTACAACTTCCGGCACGGTCGACATACCCACAGCATCTGCGCCGAATCTTCTCATCATCCTTAGCTCAGCAGGAGTCTCGAAATTTGGCCCGGCCACACCGACGTAAACTCCTTCATAGACACCTATACCAAGCTCTTTGGCAGAAATAAGCGCCTTGTCCAACAGATCCCTGTCTATGGGCTCGCTCATATCCGGGAAGCGTGGACCCCATTCATCGACATTTTGACCTATCAGAGGATTGTCACCCATGAAGTTGATGAGGTCTTTTATCAGCATGACTCTCCCTACCTCGAAATCAGGGTTCAGACCGCCCGAAGCATTGGTTATCAGAAGTACTTCTACGCCCAATTCCTGCATTATCCTTATTGGGAAGGTCACAGTTTTCATGGAGTACCCTTCGTAAAAATGAAAACGTCCATTCATAAGCATCACATTGTGGTGGAGGGCATTCCCGAAAGTTAGCTCGCCCTTATGACCGGGGGCAGTTGACAACGGGAAGCCGGGAATCTCATCGTAAGGAATTGATACCGCGTTTTCAAGACTATTAGATACATCTCCAAGTCCACTGCCTAGAATCACAGCAACTTTTGGCTTCAGCTCAACTTCCTTTTCAATGAAACGAGCAGCTCTCTTTACGTTTTCAACATATTCCCTGAGCTCTTCTTGAAGTGCAGAAATACTCATGCTCGTCCTCCTTATAAATCATATACTTTATTATATCAAAACGTCAAACAGCTTGCTGGAACTATGCTATAATCTCACTGAATTAGTCCTGATTAGCTGAATTTCGAGAGGAGAGATCTGATGAGGTTTTCACAGCTTTATGCTCCAACATTAAGAGATGCTCCAGCCGATGCCGACCTAGTAAGTATTAAACTTCTTGTCAGAGGCGGATTTGTCAGAAAAGTTGCCGCCGGTATCTACTCATTCCTTCCGCTTGGTCTCCGGGTTCTCAAGAAGATTGAAGAGATCGTTCGTCAAGAAATGAACGCGATCGGTTCTCAAGAGATCCTGATGCCAATCATACAGCCGGCAGAATTGTGGCACGAGACGGGCAGATGGGACGACTATGGCCCCGAAATGATGAGAATGCAGGACAGGCACGAGAGGTTCTTCACTCTCGGCCCGACCCATGAAGAGATTATCACTCATTTGCTGAGGAATGAACTGAAATCCTACAAGCAGCTTCCCGTATCTCTCTACCAGATTGCAATGAAATACAGGGATGAGATTCGTCCAAGATTCGGCCTCATGAGATCAAGAGAGTTCCTGATGAAGGACGCCTACAGTTTTCACGATTCATGGCCTTCTCTCGATGAAACATATAGACAGTTTTATGGAGCGTACAGCAGGATTTTGGAGAGAATTGGACTCGAATTCCTGGTTGTAGAAGCCGATTCTGGAGCAATAGGCGGAAATGAATCTCATGAATTCAACGTGCTTGCTGATTACGGAGAATCGACTTTGCTCTACTGCGACTGTGGCTACGCTGCTTCAGATGAGAAGGCGGAGTACCTATTGAAGGAAGAGGTCCAGGAAAGGAAAACCTCAGATCTGCAGCTGGTTCCCACACCACATTCCAGAACTGTGGAGGAAGTGGCTCACTGCCTGAGCGTAACTCCAAAGGACATCGTGAAATCGCTCATTTATAAAGGCAGAAAAGGGTATTATATGGCCCTAATTCGTGGAAACGAAGAGCTCAACGAATCGAAGCTCAAGGCCGCCATTGAAGATCAGACTCTTGCCATGGCGACCCCTCAGGAAGTACTGGATCTGCTAGGGGTACCGATTGGTTTCGTTGGCCCGATTGGACTTCCCAAGAACGTTTCAATAATAGCCGACCACACAATCAAAGGTTTAAATAGCGCCGTCTGCGGAGCTTTGAAGGAAGGATACCATTACTTCGGCGTTCTTCCGGGCCGTGATTTCGAGATAGACTCCTGGCATGATTTAAAAATGGTGACAGAGGGAGATCCGTGTCCCAGGTGCGGAATCCCGATGAAGTCGGCGAAAGGCATAGAGGTGGGACACATCTTCAAGCTTGGGACCAAGTATTCGGAGAAAATGAACGGGTATGTTACCGATGATCAGGGTAATAGTATTCATTATATTATGGGCTGTTATGGCTGGGGAGTGTCAAGAACTATTAGTGCCGTGATTGAGCAATTGTACGACGAAAATGGAATAATATGGCCTCTGTCTGTCGCTCCGTTTGAAATCATAATAACTGCCGTAAATGCTAAGGATCCCGATGTCCAGAAGAAATCCGAGGAAATCTATGAGCTTCTTATTGAGCAGGGCTACGATGTTCTCCTTGACGACAGAGAGATCTCTCCTGGAATGAAGTTCAAGGATGCAGACCTCATCGGGATTCCCATACGAATCACTCTGGGAAAGAAACTTCAGCAGGGCATTGTTGAGGTCAAAGCCAGAACTGTAAAGAAACCCCTTGAAGTAAATATCCAGGAAGGATTAGACCTTCTTCTAGAGGAGATAAAGAAAGAGTTGTCAGTTTATAAACCGGTTAGCATATTGGGGAACGAATGATGGGTGTCTTTTCTAAATTAAAAGATAGCCTGAAGAAAACAAGAGAAGGTTTCTTCAGGAGAGTGAAGAAGCTCCTCTCTCTCGAAACGCTTGATGAAGATTCTATTGAAGAAATAGAGGAGCTACTTATACTGTCAGATATGGGCTCCGAAACTGTAGAAGAGGTAATTGAAGCTCTGAGAGAAAGAACCGAGAAAGGTAGAGAGCCCGTAGAGGTACTGAAGGAAGTGCTGATAGAAATCCTTGACATACCATTTGAAGTTCCACAAGCAAAACCGTACGTGGTCTCTGTGGTAGGTGTAAACGGCACCGGAAAGACCACGACAATAGGAAAGCTTTCAAAGCTCTACTCCATGAGCGGAAAGCAGGTTGTCCTTGCTGCA of Mesotoga infera contains these proteins:
- a CDS encoding ABC transporter substrate-binding protein, which translates into the protein MKKILLVTLTMLFLAFTAFASDPETFVNLTIGEPETLDPLHSYDTASGEVILNLYENLIQYDGESVTDYLPMVSTEVPSVENGLVNPEGTVFTFPIREGVKFHTGNVLTPADVEYSFERYILGDPSGGPQWMIIEALTAGSFASVEGWFEDYAGMPYSEAVDADRNVVSEEARQKLISFYEEVVSPKVKIEGNSVIFTLDAPWGPFMNTIAHFGSWAAITDSKWGIENGAWDGKADGWWKWHDLEPQESPFHNADAGSGPFKLVEWDSAQQKVVLERFDEYWAGPAAIKNVVIWGVDEFSTRKAIFEAGDADIAYFGAPYLDQAEALVGEGKAVVTQGYPTAAITSLHFNWLVAEGSEYLGSGKLDGNGVPRDFFSDIHVRRAFSFCYDGATFVDEVLNGLGELVPSDLPKGFLGYDETLPLPEFNLAKAAAEFKQAWGGEVWDKGFKLQILYNTGNDARQTIAEMLSYFVNSINPKFKVEPLGVQWPTYLAAQRNGFLPLFTIGWLADYPDPHNFIATYYASYGVYASRQGEPFQEWAAENVDAEISAAAVSVDNEERFNLYRSVQEKVIEAAVGIPLFMPTGLNVRAPWVEGWHPHLVRSGFYYYQLSKNQ
- a CDS encoding purine-nucleoside phosphorylase — its product is MSISALQEELREYVENVKRAARFIEKEVELKPKVAVILGSGLGDVSNSLENAVSIPYDEIPGFPLSTAPGHKGELTFGNALHHNVMLMNGRFHFYEGYSMKTVTFPIRIMQELGVEVLLITNASGGLNPDFEVGRVMLIKDLINFMGDNPLIGQNVDEWGPRFPDMSEPIDRDLLDKALISAKELGIGVYEGVYVGVAGPNFETPAELRMMRRFGADAVGMSTVPEVVVARHAGIRVLGLSAISDKAVPEDLKPLTAEEVLEMAKRAGSDMSKLILKTLEKI
- a CDS encoding proline--tRNA ligase translates to MRFSQLYAPTLRDAPADADLVSIKLLVRGGFVRKVAAGIYSFLPLGLRVLKKIEEIVRQEMNAIGSQEILMPIIQPAELWHETGRWDDYGPEMMRMQDRHERFFTLGPTHEEIITHLLRNELKSYKQLPVSLYQIAMKYRDEIRPRFGLMRSREFLMKDAYSFHDSWPSLDETYRQFYGAYSRILERIGLEFLVVEADSGAIGGNESHEFNVLADYGESTLLYCDCGYAASDEKAEYLLKEEVQERKTSDLQLVPTPHSRTVEEVAHCLSVTPKDIVKSLIYKGRKGYYMALIRGNEELNESKLKAAIEDQTLAMATPQEVLDLLGVPIGFVGPIGLPKNVSIIADHTIKGLNSAVCGALKEGYHYFGVLPGRDFEIDSWHDLKMVTEGDPCPRCGIPMKSAKGIEVGHIFKLGTKYSEKMNGYVTDDQGNSIHYIMGCYGWGVSRTISAVIEQLYDENGIIWPLSVAPFEIIITAVNAKDPDVQKKSEEIYELLIEQGYDVLLDDREISPGMKFKDADLIGIPIRITLGKKLQQGIVEVKARTVKKPLEVNIQEGLDLLLEEIKKELSVYKPVSILGNE